The Cyclopterus lumpus isolate fCycLum1 chromosome 12, fCycLum1.pri, whole genome shotgun sequence genome window below encodes:
- the tnfrsfa gene encoding tumor necrosis factor receptor superfamily, member a, with amino-acid sequence MNFDPVVGKPSPPTLTIQVFVAALLVGLVCHAAEPPASQWAGDEYKNLTLRRHRTCVENEQYLHQGFCCHNCKAGTFVQKGCERDQEQGTCLPCEYGQTYTEHSNGMNRCLPCTHCRSDEIQTASCTTTTDTSCQCRPGTFCVPDQACEVCKRCAKCKSGEEEVKKCTPFSNTECRKRDLSPTETTSALPTPTPISPADIVSPVCISLTVAAIAIGAGLALWWFVIKRRSCEIPCPKSRCDSSEIVKIPIDESGDTAEERQNNQNAGLEGEESRPESRPLLQETGMTKASPPLEDEDRGLGDSLPNTTSSSQTSLSALPTASSSDNPPNTPQQSPAAIRLPPADMDDPLQHRLVPLQGSERSLKKSFDLFDEYLDVRIHNKFFRMIGVSDNHIRIAENGAPGDKVYELLKNWMQRQGLKADINNLLEALLSMDQRRSAESIASAALQRGYYKHEDAP; translated from the exons ATGAACTTCGATCCGGTGGTCGGGAAACCTTCT CCCCCGACCTTGACGATCCAGGTGTTTGTGGCGGCGCTCCTCGTCGGGCTGGTGTGTCACGCGGCCGAACCTCCAGCGTCTCAGTGGGCCGGCGACGAATACAAAAACCTCACCCTTCGGCGACACAGAACGTGTGTCGAGAATGAGCAGTACCTGCACCAGGGGTTCTGCTGCCACAACTGCAAGGCTG gGACCTTTGTGCAGAAGGGATGTGAAAGAGACCAGGAACAGGGCACCTGTCTCCCCTGCGAGTATGGACAGACCTACACGGAGCACTCCAACGGGATGAACCGCTGTTTGCCGTGCACGCACTGCCGCTCAG ACGAGATTCAAACTGCGTCCTGCACCACGACGACAGACACCAGTTGCCAGTGCCGCCCGGGTACCTTCTGCGTCCCGGATCAGGCCTGCGAAGTCTGCAAACGCTGTGCCAA GTGCAAatcaggggaggaggaggtgaagaagtgCACCCCGTTTTCGAACACGGAGTGTCGCAAACGGGATCTGTCGCCGACGGAAACCACCTCGGCGCTCCCCACGCCGACCCCGATTTCCCCGGCAGACATCG tttCACCCGTCTGCATTTCCCTGACCGTCGCCGCCATCGCCATCGGCGCTGGACTGGCTTTGTGGTGGTTCGTCATCAAGCGGCGCTCGTGCGAAATACCAT GTCCAAAGAGCCGTTGTGATTCCAGTGAAATTGTGAAGATTCCTATC GACGAGAGTGGAGACACGGCAGAGGAGAGGCAGAATAATCAGAACGCGGGTCTGGAGGGCGAGGAGTCCCGCCCGGAGTCGCGGCCCCTGCTGCAGGAGACCGGCATGACCAAGGCCTCCCCTCCCCTCGAAGATGAGGACCGGGGTCTAGGAGACAGCTTGCCCAACACCACCAGTTCTTCTCAGACCAGCCTGTCAGCCCTGCCCACCGCATCCTCCTCCGATAACCCCCCAAACACCCCACAGCAGAGCCCCGCTGCCATCCGGCTGCCACCCGCAGACATG GATGATCCTCTGCAGCACCGCTTGGTGCCTCTCCAAG gGTCAGAAAGATCCCTGAAGAAGAGCTTCGATCTGTTCGACGAGTACCTGGACGTGCGGATCCACAACAAGTTCTTCAGGATGATCGGGGTCAGCGACAACCACATTCGGATCGCGGAGAACGGCGCCCCTGGCGACAAAGTGTACGAACTGCTGAAGAACTGGATGCAGCGGCAGGGGCTAAAAGCAGACATCAACAACTTGTTGGAGGCCCTGTTGAGCATGGACCAGCGGCGCTCGGCCGAGAGCATCGCCTCCGCCGCCCTGCAGAGAGGCTACTACAAGCACGAAGACGCACCCTGA